Proteins from a single region of Sphaerochaeta globosa str. Buddy:
- a CDS encoding UPF0158 family protein: METAAYHMPPLTEDLLGSIIFAMEDQVSSYYIDLKDGSLISEEEMRYLAEDEQAEGPCAEERFTSIPDWEPSDGFRLMEMFANRVRNPLYRERLLSCLNSGKGVFRKFKDTLSELPVLERKWFSFKDEQLKRVVITWYREQEGLLGLIHLSEETEDLTEDILLEDFTFETHEGYPTSEIDSFLQTILEEMESGDEQNAIASLLLSRRFENEMPEHYQIARSHDGTLAAMLAYIPVTDYLVEVPFFAVKIDFRGLGLFRLLFDAFSRQMARFHYRTIVVNLIGSSVSLERLFTPYSNQTAAKHLILSTSNWNSNHPSSEEAFL; encoded by the coding sequence ATGGAAACTGCTGCGTATCATATGCCACCACTCACCGAGGATCTGCTTGGCTCAATCATCTTTGCCATGGAAGACCAAGTCAGCTCCTATTATATCGACCTCAAGGACGGCTCTCTCATCAGTGAGGAGGAGATGCGTTACCTAGCAGAGGATGAGCAAGCAGAAGGACCATGTGCTGAGGAGCGCTTCACCTCCATTCCCGATTGGGAGCCCTCCGACGGTTTCCGTCTGATGGAAATGTTTGCCAATCGGGTGCGCAACCCCCTGTATCGAGAACGCCTGCTCTCTTGCTTGAACAGCGGCAAGGGAGTATTCCGCAAGTTCAAGGACACCCTTTCCGAACTGCCGGTGTTGGAGCGCAAGTGGTTTTCCTTCAAGGACGAACAACTCAAACGAGTAGTCATCACCTGGTACCGGGAACAGGAAGGCCTCTTGGGCTTGATACATCTCAGCGAGGAGACTGAAGACCTCACCGAGGACATCCTTTTAGAGGATTTCACCTTTGAGACGCACGAAGGATATCCCACCAGTGAAATCGACAGCTTCCTGCAGACAATCCTTGAGGAAATGGAAAGCGGCGACGAGCAGAATGCAATAGCCAGCCTGCTGCTTTCCCGCAGGTTCGAGAATGAAATGCCCGAACACTACCAGATTGCCCGCAGTCATGACGGAACCCTTGCCGCCATGCTTGCCTACATACCCGTTACCGATTATTTGGTTGAGGTCCCCTTCTTTGCAGTAAAGATCGACTTCCGGGGCTTGGGGCTTTTCAGGCTTCTGTTCGACGCCTTCAGCCGCCAAATGGCACGGTTCCATTATCGTACCATTGTGGTGAACCTCATCGGTTCCTCGGTCTCACTCGAACGGCTTTTTACCCCCTACTCGAATCAGACCGCTGCCAAGCATCTGATTCTTTCGACCAGCAACTGGAATAGCAATCACCCCAGCAGCGAAGAGGCTTTCCTCTAG
- a CDS encoding glucosamine-6-phosphate deaminase: MRVIMCEDKHEMGYQAAQLGISLIKEAIERKGQAVIVVATGLSQFSLYAHLGEANLDWSKVEAFGLNEYVNLPDTHPSSFRYYLKTRFVKKVQHLGAFYAVNGDAQDLQAEIERLNALIREKDVDVAFLGIGENGHIGFNDPPANFETNAPYIVVELEERCRRQQVSEGWFATLEEVPRQAVTMSVRQILKAKNLVCSVPDQRKARAVAMCLYDQISVYAPCTVLRTKKECTLLLDRPSSLLVMGDRR, translated from the coding sequence ATGCGCGTCATCATGTGCGAAGACAAGCACGAAATGGGCTACCAGGCCGCTCAACTCGGCATTTCCCTCATTAAGGAAGCGATTGAGAGAAAGGGTCAGGCCGTCATCGTGGTTGCCACCGGCTTAAGCCAATTCTCTCTCTATGCACACCTTGGAGAAGCCAATTTGGATTGGAGCAAAGTCGAAGCTTTCGGGTTGAATGAGTATGTAAACCTGCCCGACACCCACCCCTCCAGCTTTCGCTACTACCTCAAAACCCGATTCGTCAAGAAAGTACAACACCTGGGGGCCTTCTATGCGGTCAATGGCGATGCTCAGGATTTGCAAGCAGAAATTGAACGTCTCAACGCCCTGATCAGGGAGAAGGATGTCGATGTCGCCTTTTTGGGCATCGGCGAGAACGGCCATATCGGCTTCAACGATCCTCCCGCAAACTTCGAAACAAACGCCCCCTACATCGTCGTCGAGCTGGAGGAACGATGCAGGCGTCAGCAAGTCAGCGAAGGCTGGTTTGCCACCCTCGAAGAGGTTCCCCGACAAGCCGTCACCATGTCGGTACGCCAGATTCTCAAGGCCAAGAACTTGGTCTGCTCCGTACCCGACCAACGCAAGGCAAGAGCGGTTGCCATGTGCCTGTACGACCAGATTTCCGTATACGCCCCGTGCACGGTTCTCCGTACCAAAAAAGAGTGCACCCTCTTATTGGATCGTCCATCCTCGCTGCTCGTCATGGGTGACCGAAGATAA
- the uxuA gene encoding mannonate dehydratase, translating into MHMSLRWFGSKFDTVSLEKIKQIPGVEGVITTLYDIPAGQTWPLARIQALKAEIEASGLKVLGIESVNIHDSIKIGSPDREQYIANYIETLDNLGKEGITTVCYNFMPVFDWTRTDLFKKRHDGSTVLAYDQKIVDGIDPQTFFNQTTSSAKGFEMPGWEPERLAKVKELFDAYKEVSEEKLFDNLVYFLKAIQPTCEKWGIKMAIHPDDPAWPVFGLPRIITSKEKILKVMKAVDAPFNGLTFCAGSFGTNPKNDLPGIIRALPGRIHFAHIRNLHHFEPGVFEEAAHLSRDGSFDLYEIVKALHDIGFDGPARPDHGRMIWGEVAMPGYGLYDRALGASYILGLYEAIQKNDSRK; encoded by the coding sequence ATGCATATGTCACTTCGTTGGTTCGGCTCAAAGTTCGATACCGTTTCATTGGAAAAAATTAAGCAAATTCCCGGCGTAGAGGGAGTAATCACCACCCTGTACGATATTCCCGCAGGCCAGACTTGGCCGCTTGCACGGATTCAGGCTCTTAAGGCTGAAATCGAGGCATCGGGGCTGAAGGTGCTGGGCATCGAGAGTGTCAACATTCATGACTCCATCAAAATCGGCAGTCCTGATCGCGAGCAGTACATCGCCAACTACATCGAGACTCTGGACAATTTGGGCAAAGAGGGCATCACCACTGTTTGCTACAACTTCATGCCGGTCTTCGACTGGACCCGGACCGACCTGTTCAAGAAGCGGCACGATGGTTCCACCGTCCTCGCTTACGACCAGAAAATTGTCGATGGAATCGATCCGCAGACCTTCTTCAATCAGACTACCTCCAGTGCCAAGGGTTTTGAGATGCCCGGTTGGGAACCCGAGCGCCTTGCCAAGGTGAAGGAACTCTTTGATGCCTATAAGGAAGTCAGTGAAGAGAAGCTCTTTGACAACCTGGTCTACTTCCTCAAGGCCATCCAGCCTACCTGTGAGAAGTGGGGCATTAAAATGGCCATCCATCCCGATGACCCGGCCTGGCCTGTATTTGGACTGCCGCGCATCATCACCAGCAAGGAAAAAATCCTGAAGGTCATGAAAGCTGTTGATGCACCGTTCAATGGGCTTACCTTCTGTGCCGGTTCGTTCGGAACCAATCCGAAGAATGACCTGCCTGGCATCATCCGCGCCCTTCCCGGAAGAATCCACTTCGCTCACATCCGCAACCTCCATCATTTCGAACCCGGAGTATTCGAAGAAGCCGCCCACCTGTCCAGGGATGGATCATTCGACCTGTACGAGATTGTGAAAGCCCTGCACGACATCGGTTTTGATGGACCTGCCCGCCCCGACCACGGAAGAATGATCTGGGGTGAAGTAGCAATGCCCGGCTATGGTTTGTACGACCGTGCCCTGGGAGCCTCCTACATCCTCGGGTTGTACGAAGCCATCCAGAAAAACGATTCAAGGAAGTAA
- a CDS encoding GntR family transcriptional regulator produces MATIVRVTASEEIYQTLRSEILSLRFKPGEELNLQLLSTQLQVSRSPVRDALMRLASDNLVDIFPQKGTRVSLINLKQVEEERFLRKSLEESAVKKFIYQGREEHFANMDRAIDNQILAMQHNDFITFLDEDDHFHSNIFNGIGMQRIWSIIKAQGGNHHRIRLLSFSEKNVLSNIIDQHKNMLDALRNKQLDVMLNLEDKHLSKLLQETESMVGRYPAYFKQENSYSGLQLRVANQ; encoded by the coding sequence ATGGCAACTATTGTCCGAGTCACGGCATCGGAAGAAATTTACCAGACCCTACGCTCAGAAATCCTGTCATTGCGGTTCAAGCCCGGCGAGGAACTGAATCTGCAGTTGCTATCAACGCAACTGCAGGTCAGCCGGTCTCCGGTGCGTGATGCCCTGATGCGTCTAGCCAGTGACAATCTGGTCGATATTTTTCCGCAAAAAGGCACCAGGGTGTCCCTTATCAATCTCAAGCAGGTTGAAGAGGAACGCTTCTTGCGCAAGAGTCTGGAAGAGAGTGCGGTGAAGAAGTTCATCTACCAAGGACGGGAAGAGCATTTTGCAAACATGGATAGGGCAATCGACAATCAGATCCTGGCCATGCAGCATAACGACTTCATCACGTTCCTGGATGAGGACGACCATTTCCATTCCAACATTTTCAATGGGATTGGGATGCAGCGGATTTGGTCCATCATCAAGGCACAGGGAGGCAACCATCACCGTATCCGCCTCCTTTCCTTCTCTGAGAAGAACGTACTGTCCAATATCATCGATCAGCACAAGAACATGCTCGATGCCCTCAGGAACAAGCAACTGGATGTGATGCTCAATCTTGAGGACAAGCACTTGTCCAAGCTTCTGCAGGAAACTGAGAGCATGGTCGGGCGCTACCCCGCTTATTTCAAGCAGGAAAACAGTTACAGCGGGCTGCAACTACGTGTTGCCAATCAATAG
- a CDS encoding mannitol dehydrogenase family protein, with product MKLTDTGLRERGSWEAKGYTLPSFDRAAMQQETKKNPIWVHFGAGNIFRVFPAALQQQLLNKGLSKAGIIVGEGFDYQIIDKVYAKHDNLTLMVTLKSDGSIDKDVIASVAYAYKCDPQFEAEWKFFTETFTKPSLQMVSFTITEKGYSLKGGNGAYYPQMVQDLANGPSKPTMFLSKLTALVHARYQAKAGKLALVSMDNCSHNGQKLYDAVLDIARTWEQNNLVEKGFCDYLNQQVSFPWSMIDKITPRPDAKVEAMLQADGFEDTSLIITDKNTYTASFVNAEQSQYLVIEDLFANGRPALEKAGVYFTDRDTVNKVERMKVTTCLNPLHTALAIYGCLLGHTLISEEMLDPELKKLVEGIGYVEGMPVVVDPKILDPKAFIGEVLNKRFPNPFMPDTPQRIATDTSQKLAIRFGETIKAYVANPKLEVKNLKLIPLVFAGWLRYLMAQDDELNSFTPSSDPRLEEAQAYLKGIKIGDKPNLDQLKGLLSDATIFGVDLFEVGLADLVLSYFTSLIEGKGAVRRTLQRNVH from the coding sequence ATGAAACTTACCGATACTGGATTGAGAGAAAGAGGCAGCTGGGAAGCTAAGGGATATACCCTCCCTTCCTTTGACCGTGCTGCCATGCAGCAGGAAACCAAAAAGAACCCCATCTGGGTTCATTTTGGGGCTGGCAATATTTTCAGGGTATTCCCTGCAGCATTGCAGCAACAGCTGTTGAACAAGGGCTTGAGCAAAGCCGGCATAATCGTCGGTGAAGGGTTCGATTACCAGATTATCGACAAGGTCTATGCCAAGCATGACAACCTTACCCTGATGGTCACCCTCAAGAGCGACGGCTCGATCGACAAGGATGTCATCGCTTCGGTTGCGTATGCCTACAAATGCGATCCCCAGTTTGAAGCTGAATGGAAGTTCTTTACCGAAACCTTTACGAAACCCAGCCTGCAGATGGTGAGCTTCACCATCACCGAGAAAGGCTACTCACTCAAAGGTGGCAACGGCGCCTATTATCCGCAGATGGTACAGGACCTGGCAAACGGACCCTCCAAACCGACGATGTTCCTATCCAAGCTGACCGCATTGGTCCATGCACGGTATCAGGCAAAAGCAGGAAAGCTCGCCCTGGTGAGCATGGATAACTGCTCACACAACGGCCAAAAGCTGTATGATGCCGTACTCGATATCGCCCGCACCTGGGAACAGAACAACCTCGTCGAGAAGGGATTTTGCGACTATTTGAACCAACAGGTCTCCTTCCCTTGGTCTATGATCGATAAAATCACCCCGCGTCCCGATGCCAAGGTTGAGGCCATGCTCCAAGCCGACGGCTTTGAGGACACCAGCCTGATCATCACCGACAAGAACACCTACACCGCCTCCTTCGTCAATGCCGAACAGTCGCAGTATCTGGTGATCGAAGACTTGTTTGCCAATGGCAGACCCGCCCTCGAAAAAGCAGGAGTCTATTTCACCGACCGCGACACAGTCAACAAAGTGGAGCGGATGAAGGTTACCACCTGCCTGAATCCCTTGCACACCGCCCTAGCCATCTACGGTTGCCTTCTCGGACACACTCTGATCAGTGAAGAGATGCTGGACCCCGAATTGAAGAAATTGGTTGAAGGCATCGGATATGTGGAAGGAATGCCGGTAGTCGTCGATCCAAAGATTCTCGACCCCAAGGCCTTCATCGGCGAAGTGCTGAACAAGCGTTTCCCCAATCCGTTCATGCCCGATACACCCCAGCGCATCGCGACCGACACCTCCCAGAAGCTTGCCATCCGCTTTGGCGAAACTATCAAGGCGTATGTGGCTAATCCGAAGCTTGAGGTGAAAAACCTGAAGCTCATCCCGCTGGTCTTTGCCGGTTGGCTGCGCTATCTGATGGCACAGGACGATGAGCTGAACAGTTTCACCCCCAGCTCCGATCCGCGACTTGAAGAAGCTCAGGCATACCTGAAGGGAATCAAGATCGGCGACAAGCCAAATCTTGATCAGCTGAAGGGACTATTGTCCGACGCAACCATTTTCGGCGTCGATTTATTCGAGGTTGGACTTGCCGACTTGGTACTTTCCTACTTCACCAGCCTGATCGAAGGCAAAGGTGCAGTACGCAGGACCTTGCAACGGAACGTCCATTGA
- a CDS encoding YitT family protein codes for MANTTHKRLGLEALYLIGGTALAGFAVAVFITPAKIASGGVNGVATIIYHLTGWDTGLVMLGISIPLFLIGMSIFGKSYGAKSLAGTLLLSLWVSLFGQMTDYNGFLPYVDRMDTLLSAIFGGVLLGSGIGIVMRSGSNTGGTDILAQILSHFTPLPLGTALFLCDASVIVLGAVVFGLERALFAVITLYLSGQMVNFVVMNLGTKYAKTAYIVSEHHEAIGKRIISELHHGGTLISGVGIFTGRERTMLLAVVHNQQINHLTQIVHQEDPKAFMFVHETYQALGEGFVPMQKLIKSEEKRSKQNRPNR; via the coding sequence ATGGCTAATACTACTCACAAGCGCCTCGGTCTCGAGGCGCTCTATCTTATTGGGGGGACTGCCTTGGCAGGCTTTGCCGTTGCAGTCTTTATAACTCCGGCTAAAATCGCCAGTGGTGGCGTGAACGGGGTGGCAACCATCATCTACCACCTCACAGGCTGGGACACAGGCCTGGTCATGCTCGGCATCAGCATACCCCTCTTTCTGATCGGCATGTCGATCTTCGGCAAGTCCTACGGGGCAAAAAGTCTGGCAGGAACACTATTGCTCAGCCTCTGGGTCAGCCTCTTCGGCCAAATGACAGACTACAACGGGTTTCTTCCGTATGTGGATAGAATGGATACACTGCTGTCTGCTATTTTCGGCGGAGTACTGCTGGGTAGCGGTATCGGCATTGTCATGCGTTCAGGGTCCAATACCGGAGGCACCGACATCCTTGCCCAGATTCTCTCGCATTTCACTCCCCTGCCGTTGGGTACCGCCCTGTTTTTGTGTGATGCCTCGGTTATCGTACTGGGTGCGGTAGTTTTCGGACTTGAACGAGCTTTGTTTGCCGTCATCACCCTGTACCTATCCGGGCAAATGGTCAACTTTGTCGTCATGAACCTGGGCACCAAGTACGCCAAAACCGCCTACATCGTCAGTGAGCATCACGAGGCGATCGGAAAGCGCATCATCAGCGAACTACACCACGGTGGGACACTGATAAGCGGAGTTGGTATCTTCACCGGACGGGAGCGGACCATGCTGCTTGCCGTAGTGCACAACCAGCAGATCAACCACCTCACCCAAATCGTCCACCAAGAGGACCCCAAGGCATTCATGTTCGTGCATGAGACCTACCAAGCGCTTGGAGAAGGATTTGTACCGATGCAGAAGCTGATTAAATCAGAAGAAAAGCGGAGCAAGCAAAACCGTCCAAATCGCTGA
- a CDS encoding LrgB family protein has protein sequence MLEILSSPLFGISLSIVAFRIGMWVNRKLKTPLANPLIIAMLLVVAVLTVFDIPIEAYEQGSSFILMFLAPVTAVLALTIYRQRKILMSSFFPVLLGTLSGALAAMATVRISCDLLGLDRTILASLLSKSVTTPVAIALTEQFGGIPALTIASTIITGLGGNLLAPVLPKMFGITDPVAHGVGIGSCSHALGTSKALEIGEIEGAMSSISISLSAIWTVLLAPLFF, from the coding sequence ATGCTTGAGATACTCAGCTCCCCACTTTTTGGTATATCGCTCTCCATCGTTGCTTTCAGGATCGGCATGTGGGTGAACCGCAAGCTGAAAACTCCCTTGGCCAATCCCCTGATCATCGCAATGCTGTTGGTGGTCGCAGTCCTGACAGTTTTTGATATTCCCATAGAAGCATATGAGCAAGGATCATCTTTCATCCTCATGTTCCTTGCCCCGGTCACTGCCGTGTTGGCACTTACCATCTACCGTCAGCGAAAAATACTGATGAGTTCCTTTTTCCCTGTGCTGTTGGGTACTCTGTCTGGTGCTCTCGCTGCCATGGCGACGGTTCGCATCAGTTGCGACCTTTTGGGTCTTGACCGTACCATCCTTGCCAGCTTGCTTTCCAAATCAGTCACCACCCCGGTGGCGATAGCCCTTACCGAGCAGTTCGGGGGTATTCCTGCCCTGACCATCGCTTCGACGATCATCACCGGCCTTGGGGGAAACCTGCTGGCTCCGGTGCTTCCGAAAATGTTTGGCATTACCGACCCGGTAGCCCATGGAGTGGGAATCGGTTCGTGCAGTCATGCCTTGGGGACAAGCAAAGCCCTCGAAATCGGCGAGATCGAGGGCGCTATGAGTTCCATTTCCATCAGTTTGTCAGCGATTTGGACGGTTTTGCTTGCTCCGCTTTTCTTCTGA
- a CDS encoding CidA/LrgA family protein, producing MRYLTQLAIIFGLCLVGDLISSLLPFSFPGSVVTMLLVLVLLSTKVLKEQSLGESADFMLKNMTFFFIPPGVSIVRYMDIIHSIWWQLFVVNIVSVITCFAAASWTVVLVTRLQKILGRKQHA from the coding sequence ATGAGATACCTCACCCAGCTTGCAATAATTTTTGGTCTGTGTTTGGTGGGAGACCTGATTTCCTCGCTCCTGCCGTTCTCGTTTCCCGGCAGTGTCGTGACTATGCTGCTGGTACTTGTGCTGCTTTCCACGAAGGTGCTCAAAGAGCAGTCACTTGGTGAGAGTGCAGATTTCATGCTGAAAAACATGACGTTCTTTTTCATCCCTCCGGGGGTGAGCATCGTCCGCTACATGGACATCATTCACAGCATTTGGTGGCAGTTGTTTGTTGTCAATATCGTCAGTGTCATCACCTGTTTCGCCGCTGCCAGCTGGACAGTGGTATTGGTGACGCGCCTGCAGAAGATACTAGGCAGGAAACAGCATGCTTGA
- a CDS encoding nitroreductase family protein: MNTTIDSLLSRRSVRSFTEEQIKDEDLNNILQAAILAPNGKNQEPWHFTALQDAQKLRKLDELVVGKGNSFFYYAPTLILVSIQVGNAYEKEDTACALTNMMQAAHALGLGSVWCNRINANHEIDTNLGEFGIPDGYRVTGTLAVGYVKGDYPARRIPKPGTISIVRS; encoded by the coding sequence ATGAACACCACCATCGACAGTTTACTAAGCAGGCGCAGCGTTCGTAGTTTTACGGAAGAACAAATCAAGGATGAGGACCTGAATAACATCCTGCAGGCAGCCATTCTCGCCCCGAACGGAAAAAACCAGGAGCCTTGGCACTTCACCGCCTTGCAGGATGCACAGAAATTGAGAAAGCTGGACGAACTTGTAGTGGGAAAAGGGAACTCGTTTTTCTACTACGCCCCCACCCTGATCCTCGTTTCCATCCAAGTAGGCAACGCCTATGAGAAGGAAGATACCGCCTGCGCCCTGACCAATATGATGCAGGCCGCCCATGCCTTGGGCTTGGGCTCGGTCTGGTGCAACCGTATCAACGCCAACCATGAGATAGATACCAACCTGGGCGAGTTCGGCATCCCCGATGGCTACCGTGTCACAGGAACCTTGGCCGTCGGTTATGTGAAGGGGGACTACCCTGCCAGGAGAATTCCCAAACCAGGAACAATTTCCATCGTCCGTTCGTAA
- a CDS encoding DNA/RNA non-specific endonuclease translates to MAKQKRLRHLEKQAGKAKKKGKRLLILLAILLVLWILTLIFAPSEQPSVASTSTYVQDLELPLYQGGDLVVSHPGYTLLYDEEHEQPRWVAYHLSREELYGSYDRGDDFRVDPSILSGSATLDDYRGSGYDRGHLIPAADLSWSEEAMSGSFYLSNMSPQVGDFNRGIWSKLEATVRNFADTEGAVYVVTGPVLTDGPYKTIGKNKVSIPNAYYKVVLDYQQPEYKAIGFVLPNEGSKKDLEKFALSIDEVEELTGIDFFHRLKDAEEAKLEESVDATLWDFSQFSASAKDREAFQAGNLPAKAHEKPTGIYAFAKGTLSTILYVVKHETVNIIELFIPKTTLKEVVPFLY, encoded by the coding sequence ATGGCGAAACAGAAACGGCTTAGACACTTGGAAAAACAAGCAGGCAAAGCGAAAAAGAAGGGCAAGCGACTACTTATTCTGCTTGCCATCCTCCTGGTCCTTTGGATCCTCACCCTGATTTTCGCCCCGAGCGAACAACCCTCCGTTGCGAGTACTTCCACCTATGTCCAAGACCTTGAACTTCCGCTCTATCAAGGGGGAGATCTGGTGGTCAGCCATCCTGGGTACACCCTTCTCTATGATGAAGAGCATGAGCAGCCGCGCTGGGTGGCCTACCACCTGAGTCGGGAAGAATTGTACGGCAGCTATGACCGCGGCGATGATTTCAGGGTCGACCCTTCCATTCTAAGTGGATCGGCAACATTGGACGATTACCGAGGCAGCGGTTACGACCGCGGCCACCTCATTCCTGCCGCCGACCTAAGCTGGTCAGAAGAGGCGATGAGCGGTTCCTTCTACCTCAGCAACATGAGTCCGCAGGTCGGGGACTTCAACCGCGGAATCTGGAGCAAGCTTGAAGCAACCGTGCGCAATTTTGCCGATACCGAGGGAGCTGTGTATGTAGTCACCGGACCGGTGCTTACCGACGGGCCCTACAAGACCATCGGCAAAAACAAGGTTTCGATCCCCAATGCCTATTACAAGGTAGTTCTGGATTATCAGCAGCCTGAATACAAAGCCATTGGATTCGTACTTCCCAATGAAGGCTCAAAGAAGGATCTTGAGAAGTTTGCACTCAGCATCGATGAGGTGGAGGAGCTTACGGGCATCGACTTCTTTCATCGACTCAAGGATGCCGAGGAAGCAAAACTGGAAGAGTCGGTCGATGCCACGCTGTGGGACTTCTCACAATTCAGCGCTAGCGCAAAGGACCGTGAAGCTTTCCAGGCCGGCAACCTTCCCGCAAAGGCGCACGAAAAGCCTACAGGAATCTACGCTTTTGCAAAGGGCACCCTGTCTACAATCCTGTATGTGGTAAAGCATGAAACAGTAAACATCATTGAGCTTTTCATTCCAAAAACCACACTCAAGGAAGTCGTTCCCTTCCTTTACTGA
- a CDS encoding alpha-glucosidase, with protein sequence MISFSKQNGKLSVFYNQLKILEHSEICPLVTLKEGKESVDMYRGNYFIEDETLSTLSLGSYLLSESYSEGRGVSTLTFSAQGLAFSIELSEREGRLHLCFSSLPKPYNRLVLRLFATEDEYVWGCGEQFSHFNLRGKNFPLWTQEQGVGRNKQTEITQIADRLDRAGGDYHTTFYPQPTFVSSRRYFVHADTYGYANFDFSLPTCHQLEFWDVPATLTLSVKPSLLEVVQDISLLLGRQQILPPWVYDGIILGMQGGTSTCLKKLEVMQSSCVKVAGLWIQDWEGERYTSFGKRLRWNWQWDDELYPGLDTEIVRLKQQGVRVLGYINPYVLADHPLYEEALRLDLLGKRCDGSVYLVDFGEFDAAIVDFTKAEAVAWYKRVITDELIGFGLCGWMADFGEYLPTDVVLANQRPAMLEHNAWPGYWAKVNKDAIQESGKSDEILFFMRAGSQQSLASCQMMWAGDQNVDWSEDDGLPSVITSALSLAMSGMGLHHSDIGGYTTLYGMKRSKELLIRWAEQAAFTALMRTHEGNRPKDNWQFDSDQETIAAIKRMTDIHVYLKPYLMHLVAQNAQQGRPVIRPLFLHYEQERFFGVKDSYLLGRDLLVAPVLEEGSNSVVVTLPDDVWVHLFTKVEYQGGTHCIDAPLLCPAVFYRKESDFASLFASLQ encoded by the coding sequence ATGATCAGCTTCTCAAAACAGAATGGAAAGCTCTCCGTTTTCTACAACCAACTCAAAATTCTCGAGCATAGTGAAATCTGCCCCTTGGTTACACTCAAGGAGGGCAAGGAATCGGTAGACATGTATCGGGGCAACTATTTCATCGAGGATGAAACACTCTCTACTCTGAGTCTTGGCTCCTACCTGCTAAGCGAATCGTACAGTGAAGGAAGGGGTGTTTCCACACTTACCTTTTCTGCTCAAGGCCTAGCATTTTCTATCGAGTTGAGTGAACGGGAAGGAAGACTCCATCTGTGTTTCTCTTCCCTGCCGAAGCCTTACAACCGCTTGGTTCTTCGGCTGTTTGCCACCGAGGATGAGTACGTGTGGGGTTGTGGGGAGCAGTTCTCCCACTTCAATCTCAGAGGGAAAAACTTCCCGCTCTGGACTCAGGAACAAGGTGTCGGCAGAAACAAGCAGACCGAAATCACCCAGATCGCCGACCGACTCGATCGCGCCGGTGGTGATTACCATACCACATTCTATCCCCAGCCGACCTTTGTCTCCAGCCGGCGCTATTTCGTGCATGCTGACACCTACGGCTACGCAAATTTCGATTTCTCCCTTCCGACTTGCCATCAGCTTGAGTTCTGGGATGTTCCCGCCACGCTGACACTCTCAGTCAAACCGAGCCTGCTGGAGGTGGTACAAGACATATCCTTGTTGCTTGGCAGACAGCAGATACTGCCCCCCTGGGTCTATGACGGTATTATTCTGGGTATGCAAGGCGGAACAAGCACATGCCTTAAGAAACTTGAGGTGATGCAAAGCTCTTGTGTCAAGGTTGCCGGATTGTGGATTCAGGATTGGGAAGGGGAGAGGTACACCAGCTTCGGTAAGCGCCTGAGATGGAATTGGCAGTGGGATGACGAGCTGTATCCAGGCCTTGATACCGAGATAGTTCGTCTCAAGCAGCAGGGAGTGCGGGTGTTGGGGTACATCAACCCGTATGTGCTTGCCGACCATCCGCTGTACGAAGAAGCGTTGCGACTGGATTTGTTGGGCAAGCGCTGTGACGGCTCGGTATATCTCGTTGATTTTGGTGAATTCGATGCCGCCATTGTCGACTTCACCAAGGCAGAAGCAGTTGCTTGGTATAAGCGTGTCATTACAGATGAGCTTATAGGGTTCGGCCTTTGTGGTTGGATGGCTGACTTTGGTGAGTACCTGCCTACCGATGTTGTGCTTGCAAACCAGCGACCGGCAATGCTTGAGCATAATGCCTGGCCCGGCTATTGGGCCAAGGTCAACAAGGATGCCATCCAGGAAAGCGGGAAAAGCGATGAAATCCTGTTTTTCATGCGTGCAGGTTCTCAGCAAAGCCTCGCTTCGTGCCAGATGATGTGGGCGGGGGACCAGAATGTGGATTGGTCCGAGGACGACGGTCTGCCTTCGGTTATAACCTCGGCCCTCTCTCTTGCCATGAGCGGCATGGGGCTGCATCACAGTGATATCGGAGGATACACCACCCTGTATGGCATGAAGCGCAGCAAGGAATTGTTGATCAGGTGGGCCGAGCAGGCAGCCTTCACAGCTCTGATGCGTACCCATGAAGGTAACCGACCCAAGGATAACTGGCAGTTTGACAGCGACCAGGAGACGATTGCGGCAATCAAACGGATGACCGATATTCACGTCTATCTCAAGCCCTATCTCATGCATCTGGTAGCACAGAACGCACAGCAGGGAAGACCGGTGATACGACCTCTTTTTCTACATTATGAACAAGAACGGTTCTTCGGTGTGAAGGATTCCTATCTATTGGGACGCGATTTGCTGGTCGCCCCTGTTTTGGAAGAGGGCAGCAATTCGGTTGTAGTTACCCTTCCTGATGATGTTTGGGTGCACTTGTTTACCAAGGTTGAGTACCAAGGTGGAACACATTGTATTGACGCGCCGCTGCTTTGCCCTGCAGTCTTCTACCGAAAAGAGAGCGACTTTGCCTCCCTGTTCGCCTCGCTTCAGTAA